Part of the Nostoc sp. ATCC 53789 genome, ACCATTGAGGTAACTTCTCTTGTATCTGCGATCGCAGCCCAAAGCGCTGTCCGTCAAGCACTGGTTAAACAACAACAAAGCTGGGGTAAAAAAGGTGGTTTAGTCGCTGAGGGACGAGACATTGGTACTCACGTTTTCCCCGATGCTGAAGTGAAAATCTTCTTAACTGCCTCTGTGAGTGAACGCGCCCGTCGCCGCCAAGAAGACTTTAATAAACAAGGTCAATCCGCAATCAATTTAGAGCAGCTAGAACGAGATATTGCCGAACGTGACTGGAAAGATAGCACACGCAAAGTTTCGCCTTTGCAAAAAGCAGCAGATGCCATTGAACTTCAAACTGATGGTTTGGATGTGTCTGAAGTCACGGCACAAATTGTTAACTATTACCAGCAGCGTTTATCTCAGTGCTAATCACCGCTATTTACTGTTAACTTTTTAGTTTCAAAGGGTGGTGGGTGAGTGATTATTCACTTACCATCCTCAAAACAATATTTCAAAATAAGATAATTTCATTATTGATTTACTAAGCCTTAGATTTAGAATTATTAGATTATTTAAGTATTAAATCATCTAGCTTTCGACTGATTTACCACATCGTAATTAATCCTACTAAAGATAGAAGTATTAAAGCTTTAATTGCTAAATGCTAATTATAGATTGGGCTTTCGCTACGAGACATTAGCCATTTTTATTTATAACCGTGAATTCATAGCGATTTGACTTATCAGCGAAGTACTTTGTTTGCATCTTCACTTTATCTTCACTTTGGTAGTAGAATGACGATGTTAAGTTTTATGTTCCATCATTAAAGACATAAAACCTTAAAAATAAAAGCTGTTAATTTTCCAAGCTTCTGCAATAGCTTGAAACTGGAAACCGGTAAAGAGAGGATTTCACACAATGGTATTTGTACAGCCCCCGCTACCCTTCGACAAGAATGCTTTAGAGCCAAATGGCATGAAAGCTGAAACTTTCGAGTATCACTATGGCAAGCATCACAAAGCTTATGTAGACAACCTCAACAAGCTGACTGAAGGTACAGAACTTGCTGATAAGTCTCTGGAAGAAGTGATCAAAATTTCCTTCCAAGACTCCTCTAAGGCGGGAATCTTCAACAACGCTGCTCAAGTTTGGAACCACACCTTCTTTTGGAATTCCTTGAAACCAAATGGTGGCGGCGCACCCACAGGGGATCTCGCAGCCAGGATTGATAAAGATTTTGGTAGCTTCGACAAATTCAAGGAAGAGTTCTCTAACGCAGCTGCAACTCAATTTGGCAGTGGTTGGTCTTGGCTGATTGATGATGGTGGTACGCTGAAGGTGATCAAAACACCAAATGCAGAAAACCCTCTAGCTCATGGTAAGAAGGCACTCCTAACCTTGGATGTTTGGGAACATGCTTACTACATTGACTATAGAAACGCTCGTCCAGCGTTCATCAAGAATTTCCTAGATAACTTGGTTAACTGGGACTTTGCTGCTGAAAACTTGGCTAAAGCTTAATTAATTGCTGTTTTACTCTTAGTAAGCTGCTCCATAAGTTAATTTGCAAAAGTTGAGGCAGAAAGTCCACCAGAAAAGGGAGAAATTCTTTTTAGTTTCTCCCTTTTGTATTTTTCAGTAGCAGGGTGGTTTCATACAACCAGAGAAAAACTAAAACTGGGTTTCAAAGCCTCTCCCCGAAACGGAGAGAGGTTTGGAGAGGGGTAATAAGCCATGCCACAAAACAAGAAATCAATACTTGTATATTTTTCTTTTTTCCTATGAAACCACCCTGCTTTTCTGTTTTTCAGTAGTGGGATGGGCACTGTCTGGATAAAAGTAGTGGTAAGAAAATCAAAATTAGGGCTTGTGCATTGACACAAAAGACTAAATATGAATTGTTTAAAAAACTATTTGTTGTAAAGGCAATACCCTGCGTGAAGCCGCTTTGCGTCTACATGAATTGCTTTTATAACGCGGATATATTTACTATTAAAGAATAATTAATAAAAACCTGAAACCAAACATTTACCTTATACACAATATGATTCTTTTGTACAGGGTGTAATTCTTAAAAATATAAAACATTATGGATAGCAAAGAACTAGCACAATACATCGAAGCAACGAATAGCATCACTAAACCTTGGGTATTGGTACAACTGCGCCTCAAGAAATTGCAAGAGCGTCGAGCCACCCTTACAAACGATGTCTACGCCAAAGAATTAGAAGATATTTACCAAGACTTGATGAATTTGGGTGAATGGTGGCGTGGTATTGAAGATGAGGTATTTTAAAGTGAGGAGTTATCACTTCTCCTAACTTTTAACTCTTGCACAGACGCTATTAATCGCATCTCCATTCCTAACTTAAAACGCAACCTGATGGCTCAAGCTCTCGATCAAGTCGATTACGATACTCTCGATGCCGCAAAAAGACGCTTCATCGATGCTGCAAAACGCACACTTACCTTTGCAAGTGCCTATGGTACCGTCCCCTCGTCGGGTCTTGGAGCAAGTGCTAACGCTTTCAGCTTCAACCTCGCTCCATTTATTCAAGCGGGCGCTCCAGAACTTTCTCTAACACTCGTCCCTGAAGGACTAGGAACGGCAGACGATACCCGCCCTGATGACCTTTCTGAAGAAGAACTTCGGCGATTTTGGTGGAATATCGGTATCAAGATGATCTCGTGTTTGACAAACGACGCGGCAACATCAGGGATGCAGACTCTACTTCTTGGTCTTTATCTGCCATCAAGTACTCCTGAAACAATCTTTACCCCCGCTTTCCTTGATGGGTTTCTGGATGGAGTCGTTGAGGGGTGCAAACGAGTAGGATGTGTCTATCTCTCAGGGGAAACTCCTCAATTGAAAACTAAGATGATTCCAGGCCGGCTCGACATTGCGGGTTCGGTTTTTGGCGTGATGCCGCCTGGTGTCGCTCCTATTGATAGCTCGCGTCTGGATGCCGGAAATACTATTGTTCTTGTTGAGAGTTCTGGCCCCCATGAGAACGGGTTTACCCCACTGCGAAAGCTTACTGAGTCTCTTCCTGATGGCTATAGAACAAAACTTCCCAGTGGGCAGGAGTTTTGGGAAGCGATGAATGCTGCGTCGTATCTCTACACGCCACTTGTACAGGCAGTGCTTGGCGAAGGAATTCGCCCCACCGCGATAGAGAATATAACCGGTCATGGTTGGCAGAAGCTGATGCGGTCGGTGAAACCACTTCGGTACGTCATCGAAACAATGCTCCCAGTGCCGGAGATATTTACTTTTGTAGAGGGTCATCTTGAGGGCGGGGCAGAGACGATGCTTTCCGTGTTCAATTACGGAGCCGGATTTGCATTCTATACGGAATCTGAGCAGGATGCAGAAAGGATTGTCATCCTCGCAAGAGAACATCAGCTAACAGCTGTGATTGCCGGCAGGGTTGAAGCGTCCCTTAGCCGCGAGGTGGTAGTAGAACCGCTTGGGGTGACGTTGAAGGGAGATTCTTTTGGAATTGCGCGGGGAGTATAATTATCCGCAAGCGTAGGCATAGCCCGTCGTAGACATCGCTAGTTTTTGGAAAGCTATTGTAAACTCCACTCATGCGATGCCTGCGGCTGGCTTTGTATACACTGAATGTCATTACTAAATGAAATAAAAGCTAGTATAATTACTGGGATTTCTATTTTTTTAATACGTGATATATATTTAAATCCCAGACTAATTTGAGAAAATCATTCTCCTAAGCCTTTAAAAACAAGCTATTTAGCATAAATAGTATAGGCGTATTTCTAAAACTTTATATGCAATATTTTTTACTACTTACATTTAAAGTAGTTCAAACTACCCATGACTACTGAGGTTAAGATTTGCTAACGTAGTCTTAACATATTGAAAAATTTGCTGGAAAAGCTGAGAAAGTAGCCACCAATACACTAATTTACAGTGTTGGAAATTTCTCATCTGTAAATAGGGCGTTTTAGTGTGTTAAGGATATATATTTTTATTCAGAGGGGGTTATGGCTGTAAATTTGGCCCGGACTACTGCTTCGGCAGAAC contains:
- a CDS encoding AIR synthase related protein, with the protein product MAQALDQVDYDTLDAAKRRFIDAAKRTLTFASAYGTVPSSGLGASANAFSFNLAPFIQAGAPELSLTLVPEGLGTADDTRPDDLSEEELRRFWWNIGIKMISCLTNDAATSGMQTLLLGLYLPSSTPETIFTPAFLDGFLDGVVEGCKRVGCVYLSGETPQLKTKMIPGRLDIAGSVFGVMPPGVAPIDSSRLDAGNTIVLVESSGPHENGFTPLRKLTESLPDGYRTKLPSGQEFWEAMNAASYLYTPLVQAVLGEGIRPTAIENITGHGWQKLMRSVKPLRYVIETMLPVPEIFTFVEGHLEGGAETMLSVFNYGAGFAFYTESEQDAERIVILAREHQLTAVIAGRVEASLSREVVVEPLGVTLKGDSFGIARGV
- a CDS encoding superoxide dismutase, which encodes MVFVQPPLPFDKNALEPNGMKAETFEYHYGKHHKAYVDNLNKLTEGTELADKSLEEVIKISFQDSSKAGIFNNAAQVWNHTFFWNSLKPNGGGAPTGDLAARIDKDFGSFDKFKEEFSNAAATQFGSGWSWLIDDGGTLKVIKTPNAENPLAHGKKALLTLDVWEHAYYIDYRNARPAFIKNFLDNLVNWDFAAENLAKA